TGGCCTGTAATTATTCTCTCTTAAACCCTTTATTTTTCTTAAACCTTCCCTAATAATACTACtatttccgtctcaatcatttatttactttttatattTACTGTGAAGCGTATTTTAATTAACgacaaacaaatgattgagacggagcgATTTACTTACTTTGTtaaatgaatgtttttttttttttttttttttttccatagtAATAATACTGTTTGTTGCATTGCAGTGGAGTGCCTGATCAAACTTTGTCAGGAACATTATCTGGTTCAATTGGAAACCTCACCAATCTTAGACAAGTGTAAGAAATCAAAAATATAaacattttatttattgtttttcaatattttcatgcaattattaccAACATAATTTGAATTAATCATTGTGTTAATTTGTCTTTCTTTTTGCAGGTTGCTTCAGAACAACAATATTTCAGGGAAAATCCCACCAGAAATTGGGTTGTTGTCAAAGTTGCAAACTTTGGACCTCTCTAATAATGGGTTTTCTAAGAATGTCCCTAACACTTTGGGACACTTAAAGAGTCTTCAATACTTGTAAGTTAATTCTACTTTCATCTTAAATTAGTATCATCTCATTAAGTTAATAACGCAAGGGTAAGGTTACGTACATCCAGTCCAGTCCCCCTTACGTCGTAATTTGCGGAAGCCATTGAGATACCGCTAATTTGTCTGTGTTTGTTTGGTAATTACTACAGGAGGCTGAACAATAATAGTTTGAGTGGTACCTTTCCTGCATCTTTAGCCAATCTGTCTCAGCTAACTTTCCTGTGAGTATATAGTTTTCTAAGTCTTTATCAATTGTTGTTTTTTGTATAGTTTATTTATGCAGTATGTATTCTTTTGTCTGATTTAAGGTTGAAGCTTCATTTTCAATAGTTAATGTATTTGGAATTGACTGAAGATTTTGCCCTTATTTTAAAATTTGATGTTTCTTTGAATATTGTGTAGGGATTTGTCTTTTAACAATCTTAGTGGACCTGTGCCCAAATTTCCAGCTAGAACCTTCAAGTATGTAACTATCAATGTTTTTGTTATTTACTGTTTTGGTGCTTGTACTAATGAATATTGATGTTTATGTTCATTACCTAATGATTGAATTTATCCTTCTTGTTGTTTTTGATGATAAATAGTATTGTTGGAAACCCTTTAATTTGCGAAACTAAGGATGTTAGTGGTTGCTCCGGTTCTCTCGTTCCCGTTCCTCAATCATTCTCACTCAGTCCATCCCCTGGTAAATTTACTTTTTTATTTGCGCCTTTTGAACTTTAAATCATATGAGTTTAAGTTTGATAGAGTGCTTCAATATGGCATTCCAGGGAAGAAGAAATCTAGGAAATTAGCAATAGCACTTGGAGTTACGTTTAGCTTTGTGTTTATCATCGTTTTCTTGCTTGGTATCATCTATTGGAGAAAACAAAAGAGACACCGCCGATTTATGCAGAAAATTAATGGTAAGTGAATCACAATCATTATGTTAATGAGTTCATCTTATGTAAGACGTCTCATAAAAGTTTTACGTGATTCTTAAAATGGATTTATGAACTTGTAAGCAGATTGTCAGGAAATCGGTCAAATAAAGTTGGGTAATCTAAGAGGTTTCTCCTTCAAAGAACTTTACAATGCAACTGATGGGTTTAGCTCCAAGCATATACTTGGTAGCGGAGGGTTTGGTAATGTTTACAAAGGCAAGTTGTCCGATGGTACAATGGTGGCAGTAAAGCGCTTAAAAGATATAAGCGGAACGTCTGGAGAATTACAATTTCAGACTGAATTGGAGTTGATCAGCCTTGCTGTTCACCGGAATTTGCTCCGGTTGATTGGCTTCTGTGCTACTTCTAGTGAACGGCTTTTGGTTTATCCATACATGGCCAATGGGAGTGTGGCATCGAGATTGAAAGGTTGGTAGCTAATCAACAATTCTTGCATTTTACCTTATCCCCAAATTGTTTGCATGTTGTGTTGATGAGATCTCATATTAGGTACTAGGTAGGTTGTTAATTGATGTGACACTTATAGTACAAAACATATCAAGTTATGAACTTACAATCTACCTAACCTTTAGATCAATATGCTCCCCCAGAAAAGGATCAATATGATAGTGTGTAATAATATCATGGTCTTAAATATTGGGAACATTGCATTAAGACCACTTTGTAAAGGTTTTAGATCCTCGTTCATGGTTCGGGGTTTGGTTTTTGGTCGACCAATCCTTAACTCATATCGGAAGAATGTTTGTTTTCGAACTAGGTTGAAATAGGTTACCCGAGTCCTTTTTTACTTGAATCAATGTTTCCCAAACTAAGTAGATTACTGAACTCTCCTTACTATTTGATGGTATCGGTAATTTTTAATTTACATAACTACCAATATCATAGAACGCTAATGGGTTCAAATGTAAAGAACTCTGCTTCAGCATGAATAATTCGGTTTGAGAATCGATCATGTTGATGTTCTGTCAATATTAGAGTTAAAGACAAACTAACCCTTTGTGACATGCTAGAGCATGGGCTATTTAAGCTTGTCTATGCTCGAGGAATCGacaaatgagattcgttttaatTATCTTAATATCATATGGCAGGAAAACCACCATTGGACTGGAACACTAGGAAGAGGATAGCCGTGGGGGCAGCTAGAGGGCTTCTCTATCTACATGAGCAATGTGATCCTAAGATTATTCACCGTGATGTCAAGGCCGCAAATGTTTTACTTGACAATTGCTGGGAGGCTGTAGTTGGTGACTTTGGCCTTGCCAAGCTTCTCGACCATGACGACACCCATGTTACCACTGCTGTCCGTGGAACTGTTGGACACATAGCTCCTGAGTACCTTTCAACTGGCCAGTCCTCGGAGAAGACCGATGTTTTTGGGTTTGGCATTCTTCTGTTAGAGCTCATTACTGGGATGAGAGCTCTTGAGTTTGGCAAGAATTCTAATCAGAAAGGCGCTATGCTTGACTGGGTATGTTCACTTTGCACATTATCGTATCCCGTGCCCAAATCATTCATGTTAATATGCTTTTAAGAACTAATGTTTGCTTTCTGCGTGCCGTTAAGTCACTAATAATCTAGTAGGCCTACACCCTGTACATTTGATTGCGAATAATCAATACCACCACGAATGATGGCGATGCACAATTATTTGACCCGATTATAATGCTGAGTGACAAATCCTAGCAATCAATCTGTGTTAAGCTTACGTGTGATCGCAGAAGTTACAGACGGTATGAGGAGGGTCCCTTCATATAATTCATTCTTTTGTAGGAGATAACATAATGTGGATCCCCCATGTTCCCAAAAGATTAATCTAAACTAAGAAGCACCAAAGGGTATTAATCAAATGATTGTGTTTTTTAGATTAGATATGATTTACGAAGGATAATTGTTAATTAAAGAAGATTAGAATAGGATCTTCTTAGCTCCATGAGGAGATTTTCTTTGGTGTAAAGCTGCTAGAAACTCGTGCACGAGTACGACATTCTTTTACAATTCTTTTTCTTTTGCACTATGGAATTCACTTTTAAAGTTCTTTTAAGAACAACTTTAATGAATTATATATGCTTTTGCCTTTAGGTGAAGAAAATTCAGCAAGAAAAGAAAGTGGAGGTGCTAGTTGATAGAGAATTAGGGACCAACTATGACAGGATTGAAGTCGGAGAGATGCTTCAAGTTGCTTTGCTTTGCACCCAATACTTGCCCGCCCACCGGCCTAAGATGTCCGAGGTGGTCAGAATGCTCGAGGGTGACGGGCTTGCCGAGAAATGGGCAGCTGCTCATGGCCGGGCAGACAACTTAAGCATAAACTTCTCGGGTGCATACAACAACAAAGGAATCGCAAGAGTAGGGAGCGCGCCAATGGACCCACATGGTAATCATCATCGCGGTAATAGCATGTTAGGGGCTAGTttcgatgatgacgatgatgaacaTTCATTGGATTCCTTTGCAATGGAACTCTCTGGTCCAAGATAAGCCAGGATTACAGAAACAATATAAGAAAACAAGAATCAGACCTCTAAATATAGAAGGGTTTTGCATCATGTACTCTTGTTCGAGTTTTGGTTGGTTTGGTAATAACAAAGAAAAGAGCTAAAATTCATGTAAAAAGTGATGTCAAATGTATGTACTAGCTAGAATAGGGTAAacatggattttttttttttttttttcattgtttgggtttgttattaatgttaaatgtacataaattccACAAGGTCTCTAGTTATTGAGAGTATTTGAGTATTTACATCGCAATTCGCAATTAACAAAAAGATTATCTTAATAAACACAAATGAGTTTATGAGTTTATGCTATTTACATAAATTCAATTAATGTTTCGAGTCCAGTGAATGAGAGAGAGCACTTTCTATATAATTTTACTT
This sequence is a window from Silene latifolia isolate original U9 population chromosome 8, ASM4854445v1, whole genome shotgun sequence. Protein-coding genes within it:
- the LOC141597188 gene encoding putative LRR receptor-like serine/threonine-protein kinase At4g30520 — encoded protein: MSNKLKIPLFFILFFMLLLHVTQSYEPRNPEVEALIDIKNSLNDPRGVLSSWDEFSVDACSWAMITCSSDNSVIGLGVPDQTLSGTLSGSIGNLTNLRQVLLQNNNISGKIPPEIGLLSKLQTLDLSNNGFSKNVPNTLGHLKSLQYLRLNNNSLSGTFPASLANLSQLTFLDLSFNNLSGPVPKFPARTFNIVGNPLICETKDVSGCSGSLVPVPQSFSLSPSPGKKKSRKLAIALGVTFSFVFIIVFLLGIIYWRKQKRHRRFMQKINDCQEIGQIKLGNLRGFSFKELYNATDGFSSKHILGSGGFGNVYKGKLSDGTMVAVKRLKDISGTSGELQFQTELELISLAVHRNLLRLIGFCATSSERLLVYPYMANGSVASRLKGKPPLDWNTRKRIAVGAARGLLYLHEQCDPKIIHRDVKAANVLLDNCWEAVVGDFGLAKLLDHDDTHVTTAVRGTVGHIAPEYLSTGQSSEKTDVFGFGILLLELITGMRALEFGKNSNQKGAMLDWVKKIQQEKKVEVLVDRELGTNYDRIEVGEMLQVALLCTQYLPAHRPKMSEVVRMLEGDGLAEKWAAAHGRADNLSINFSGAYNNKGIARVGSAPMDPHGNHHRGNSMLGASFDDDDDEHSLDSFAMELSGPR